The following are from one region of the Mycolicibacterium diernhoferi genome:
- a CDS encoding SDR family NAD(P)-dependent oxidoreductase, with protein sequence MDRTGFDRLFDMTDRTVIVTGGTRGIGLALAEGFALAGARVVVASRKPDACTAAAEHLRSLGGQALGVPTHMGDPDDLGALVSATVEEFGGIDVVVNNAANALAQPLGQMTPEAWTKSYSVNLQGPVFLVQHALPYLKQSPSAAVLNMVSVGAFNFAPSLSIYASSKAALMSVTRSMAAELASSGVRVNAIAPGPVDTDMMRNNPQQAIDAMTAGTLMKRLASPDEMVGAALLLCSGAGSYMTGQVVIVDGGGTPR encoded by the coding sequence GTGGATCGCACCGGGTTTGACCGACTGTTCGACATGACCGACCGCACCGTGATCGTGACCGGCGGGACGCGGGGCATCGGCCTCGCACTGGCCGAGGGATTCGCACTGGCCGGCGCGCGGGTGGTGGTGGCCAGCCGCAAGCCCGACGCCTGCACCGCGGCGGCCGAGCATCTGCGGTCGCTCGGCGGGCAGGCACTCGGTGTGCCGACGCATATGGGGGATCCCGACGATCTCGGGGCGTTGGTGTCGGCCACGGTCGAGGAGTTCGGCGGCATCGACGTGGTGGTCAACAACGCGGCCAACGCGTTGGCTCAACCGCTGGGCCAGATGACTCCGGAGGCCTGGACGAAGTCGTATTCGGTCAATCTGCAGGGCCCGGTGTTCCTCGTGCAGCACGCGCTGCCGTATCTGAAGCAGAGTCCGTCGGCGGCGGTGCTGAACATGGTGTCGGTCGGCGCCTTCAATTTCGCGCCGTCGCTGTCCATCTACGCCTCCAGCAAGGCGGCGCTGATGTCGGTGACGCGTTCGATGGCGGCCGAACTCGCGTCCTCCGGTGTGCGGGTCAACGCGATCGCGCCCGGGCCGGTGGACACCGACATGATGCGCAACAACCCCCAGCAGGCCATCGACGCGATGACCGCCGGCACGCTGATGAAGCGACTCGCCTCTCCCGACGAGATGGTCGGGGCGGCCCTGCTGCTGTGCTCGGGCGCGGGCAGTTACATGACCGGCCAGGTCGTCATCGTCGACGGCGGCGGTACACCGCGCTAG
- a CDS encoding TetR family transcriptional regulator, which produces MNDRTPNTRTVEPGVALQVDSPPAVRSLVVDGDNPRTRSSRSSRSRSRDTLTREERKEVTRRAIVAAALHLLEQGSFTGLSLREVTREAGIVPAAFYRHFESMEALGLVLIDESFRSLRDMLRGARAGKLDPNHVIDSSAEILIASISERREHWRFITRERSSGVTVLRYAIRTEIRLITSELAIDLARFPGLKEWSSEDLNILANLFVNAMISIAELAEDATDAAALEAIKQTAIKQMSMITIGVRGWHSDST; this is translated from the coding sequence GTGAACGACCGTACGCCGAATACGCGAACGGTTGAGCCGGGCGTAGCCCTCCAGGTGGACAGCCCCCCGGCGGTACGCTCCTTGGTTGTGGATGGTGACAACCCCCGGACCCGTTCCAGCCGTTCCAGCAGGTCACGGTCACGCGACACGTTGACCCGCGAGGAGCGCAAGGAGGTCACCCGCCGTGCCATCGTCGCGGCCGCACTGCACCTGTTGGAACAGGGCAGTTTCACCGGCCTGAGCCTGCGGGAGGTCACCCGCGAGGCGGGGATCGTGCCCGCCGCGTTCTACCGGCACTTCGAGTCGATGGAAGCGCTCGGCCTGGTCCTCATCGACGAGTCCTTCCGGTCACTTCGCGACATGCTGCGCGGAGCCCGGGCCGGCAAACTCGACCCGAACCACGTCATCGATTCCTCGGCCGAGATCCTGATCGCCAGCATCAGCGAACGGCGCGAGCACTGGCGTTTCATCACCCGCGAACGCTCCAGTGGCGTCACCGTCCTGCGGTACGCCATCCGCACCGAAATCCGGCTCATCACTTCCGAACTCGCGATCGACCTGGCCCGGTTCCCGGGATTGAAAGAGTGGAGCAGCGAGGATCTCAATATCCTGGCCAATCTGTTCGTCAATGCGATGATCTCGATCGCCGAATTGGCCGAGGACGCCACCGACGCGGCCGCCCTGGAAGCGATCAAGCAGACCGCGATCAAACAGATGTCGATGATCACCATCGGAGTCCGCGGATGGCACAGCGACAGCACATAG
- a CDS encoding gamma-glutamylcyclotransferase — MPLYAAYGSNMHPEQMLQRAPHSPMAGTGWLYGWRLTFGGEDLSWEGALATLVEDPLSRVFVVLYDVTREDEENLDRWEGSELGFHKKIRCRVDRLTSDTTTDPTLAWLYVVDAWEGGLPSARYLGVMADAAEIAGAPADYVHDIRTRPARNVGPGT, encoded by the coding sequence GTGCCGCTCTACGCCGCTTACGGATCAAACATGCATCCGGAACAAATGCTGCAGCGCGCCCCCCATTCCCCGATGGCGGGCACCGGATGGCTCTACGGCTGGCGGTTGACGTTCGGGGGCGAGGACCTCAGCTGGGAGGGCGCCCTGGCCACCCTGGTCGAGGATCCGTTGTCGCGGGTGTTCGTCGTGCTCTACGACGTGACCCGTGAGGACGAGGAGAACCTGGATCGCTGGGAGGGCTCCGAGCTCGGCTTCCACAAGAAGATCCGCTGCCGGGTGGACCGGCTCACCTCCGACACCACCACCGACCCGACACTGGCCTGGCTCTACGTCGTGGACGCCTGGGAGGGCGGACTGCCCTCGGCGCGCTACCTCGGCGTGATGGCCGATGCCGCGGAGATCGCCGGCGCCCCGGCGGACTACGTGCACGACATCCGGACCCGGCCGGCGCGCAACGTGGGCCCGGGCACCTGA
- a CDS encoding NAD(P)H-quinone dehydrogenase: protein MPTRIVIIGGGPAGYEAALVAAARGPEVAQVTVVDSDGIGGACVLFDCVPSKTFIASTGVRTELRRANGLGFDIAIEDAKISLGQIHNRVKTLARSQSADIGAQLLRDGVNVVQGRGELVDDVPGMAQHRVKVTTSAGKVGVLKADVVLIATGATPRVLPSARPDGERILNWRQLYDLTELPEHLVIVGSGVTGAEFCSAYTELGVKVTVVASRDQILPHEDSDAAAVLEEAFAERGVQLVKNARADSVTRTDTGVRVSMADGRTVEGSHALMTVGSVPNTSGLGLERVGIELGPGNYLNVDRVSRTSAPGIYAAGDCTGLLPLASVAAMQGRIAMYHALGEGVSPIRLRTVAAAVFTRPEIAAVGVPQTKIDSGEVPARTLMLPLTTNARAKMSLLRRGFVKIFCRPATGVVIGGVVVAPIASELILPIGLAVQNNLTVADLAQTLSVYPSLSGSIVEAARRLMAHDDLD, encoded by the coding sequence GTGCCCACCCGCATCGTGATCATCGGCGGCGGTCCCGCCGGATATGAGGCAGCCCTGGTTGCCGCGGCCCGCGGACCGGAGGTCGCGCAGGTGACCGTCGTCGACTCCGACGGGATCGGCGGCGCCTGCGTCCTGTTCGACTGTGTTCCGTCCAAGACGTTCATCGCCTCGACCGGGGTGCGCACCGAACTGCGCCGCGCCAACGGCCTGGGATTCGACATCGCCATCGAGGACGCCAAGATCTCGTTGGGGCAGATCCACAACCGGGTCAAGACGCTGGCCCGGTCGCAGTCCGCCGACATCGGCGCCCAGCTGCTGCGCGACGGCGTCAACGTGGTGCAGGGCCGCGGCGAACTGGTCGACGACGTGCCCGGGATGGCCCAACACCGGGTGAAGGTGACGACGTCGGCGGGCAAGGTCGGCGTGCTCAAGGCCGACGTGGTGCTCATCGCGACCGGCGCCACCCCGCGGGTGCTGCCCAGCGCGCGTCCCGACGGTGAACGCATCCTGAACTGGCGTCAGCTCTATGACCTCACCGAGCTGCCCGAGCATCTGGTGATCGTCGGGTCCGGGGTCACCGGTGCCGAGTTCTGCAGCGCCTACACCGAGCTCGGTGTGAAGGTGACGGTGGTGGCCAGCCGGGACCAGATCCTGCCGCACGAGGACTCCGACGCCGCCGCGGTGCTGGAGGAGGCGTTCGCCGAACGCGGCGTGCAGCTGGTCAAGAACGCCCGCGCCGACTCGGTGACCCGCACCGACACCGGCGTCCGGGTCTCGATGGCCGACGGCCGCACGGTCGAGGGCAGTCACGCCCTGATGACCGTCGGGTCGGTGCCCAACACCAGCGGTCTGGGCCTGGAGCGGGTCGGCATCGAACTGGGCCCGGGCAACTATCTGAACGTCGACCGGGTCTCGCGGACCTCCGCGCCGGGCATCTACGCCGCCGGCGACTGCACCGGCCTGCTGCCGCTGGCCTCGGTGGCCGCCATGCAGGGCCGCATCGCCATGTATCACGCCCTGGGCGAGGGGGTGTCGCCGATCCGGCTGCGCACCGTGGCCGCCGCGGTGTTCACCCGCCCGGAGATCGCCGCCGTCGGCGTCCCGCAGACCAAGATCGACAGCGGCGAGGTCCCCGCCCGCACCCTGATGCTGCCGCTGACCACCAATGCCAGGGCCAAGATGTCGCTGCTGCGGCGCGGCTTCGTCAAGATCTTCTGCCGCCCGGCCACCGGCGTGGTCATCGGAGGTGTGGTGGTCGCGCCGATCGCCTCCGAACTGATCCTGCCGATCGGGCTCGCGGTACAGAACAACCTCACGGTGGCCGATCTGGCGCAGACGTTGTCGGTGTACCCGTCACTGTCGGGATCTATCGTCGAGGCCGCCCGGCGCCTGATGGCCCACGACGATCTCGACTGA
- a CDS encoding ferredoxin reductase, with amino-acid sequence MFTETLTRRVSRSSLLNLLTGPHGIDRYTELVDPTWTQGQARARIVDVRRQTPRSVTMTLQPNRAFTGFRAGQHINVSVEIDGRRRTRCYSPANAEGSALLEITVGRHDGGLVSTYLCDHARPGMVVGLDSVAGDFVLPDARPSRILFVSGGSGITPVLSMLRTLHAEGFPGEIAFVHYARSAAEACYRRELEAIPGVRVLHGYSRDTAGSDLDGRFGPAHLGAAMPDPEAVFVCGPAALIESVRGAFPQAVSESFVPPNFAAPTDTAGGSISFTASGIEVVDDGRPLLAQAEAAGLSPESGCRMGICHSCTRFKSSGAVRNLITGTVSTADCEDIQICVTAAVGDIAIDL; translated from the coding sequence ATGTTCACTGAAACGTTGACGCGGCGGGTGTCCCGATCCTCGCTGCTGAATCTGCTCACCGGACCGCACGGCATCGACCGCTACACCGAGCTCGTCGACCCCACCTGGACGCAGGGGCAGGCCCGTGCCCGCATCGTCGACGTCCGGCGCCAGACGCCGCGCAGCGTCACGATGACGCTGCAGCCCAACCGCGCCTTCACCGGCTTCCGGGCCGGCCAACACATCAACGTGAGCGTCGAGATCGACGGACGCCGCCGCACCCGCTGCTACTCACCGGCCAACGCCGAGGGCAGCGCGCTCCTGGAGATCACCGTCGGTCGTCACGACGGCGGACTGGTCTCGACGTACCTGTGCGACCACGCACGGCCCGGGATGGTCGTCGGTCTGGACTCGGTCGCCGGTGACTTCGTGCTGCCCGACGCCCGGCCGTCGCGCATCCTGTTCGTCTCCGGCGGCAGCGGCATCACCCCGGTGCTGTCCATGCTGCGCACCCTGCACGCCGAGGGATTCCCCGGCGAGATCGCCTTCGTGCACTATGCGCGCTCGGCCGCCGAGGCCTGCTATCGCCGGGAACTCGAGGCGATCCCCGGCGTTCGGGTGCTGCACGGATACAGCCGCGATACCGCCGGGTCCGATCTGGACGGGCGCTTCGGGCCCGCCCATCTGGGGGCGGCCATGCCCGATCCGGAGGCGGTGTTCGTGTGCGGGCCGGCGGCGCTCATCGAATCCGTGCGCGGGGCCTTCCCGCAGGCGGTCTCGGAGAGCTTCGTCCCCCCGAACTTTGCCGCACCCACCGATACCGCCGGTGGCTCGATCAGCTTCACCGCCAGCGGTATCGAGGTGGTCGATGACGGCCGGCCGCTGCTGGCCCAGGCCGAAGCCGCCGGGCTCAGCCCGGAGAGCGGATGCCGGATGGGCATCTGCCACAGCTGCACCCGCTTCAAGTCCAGCGGTGCGGTGCGCAACCTGATCACCGGGACGGTCTCCACCGCCGACTGTGAAGACATCCAGATCTGTGTCACCGCTGCGGTGGGTGACATCGCCATCGATCTCTGA
- a CDS encoding pseudouridine synthase has product MRRPRRAPLPDRDGIGPARVRMLGGNVLQEFRTRFGDGAKVLAGEVFCADGTVVDASTELAPGTVVYLYRDLPDEVPVPFEVPILFRDNDIVVADKPHFLATMPRGGHIAQTALVRLRRELDLPELSPAHRLDRLTAGVLLFTTRREVRGAYQTLFADGRVRKTYLARATGTPTVELPAVLRSRIIKERSRLQAFEELGESNAETYVEPLGMGVYRLTPRTGRTHQLRVHMCSIGVPIEHDPLYPQVLEVAADDFSRPLQLLAHTLEFDDPITGAPRRFVSARSLQKG; this is encoded by the coding sequence TTGAGGCGACCCAGGCGCGCGCCGCTGCCGGACCGGGACGGTATCGGCCCGGCGCGGGTGCGGATGCTCGGCGGCAACGTCTTGCAGGAGTTTCGGACGCGGTTCGGCGATGGCGCGAAAGTCCTTGCCGGGGAGGTCTTCTGCGCGGACGGCACGGTGGTCGATGCGTCGACCGAGCTCGCGCCCGGGACGGTCGTCTACCTTTACCGCGATCTGCCCGACGAGGTGCCCGTTCCGTTCGAGGTGCCGATCCTGTTCCGCGACAACGACATCGTCGTCGCCGACAAACCCCACTTCCTGGCGACCATGCCGCGCGGTGGTCACATCGCGCAGACCGCCCTGGTACGTCTGCGCCGCGAACTCGATCTGCCCGAGTTGAGCCCCGCGCACCGACTGGACCGGCTGACCGCAGGGGTGCTGCTGTTCACGACCCGCCGGGAAGTTCGGGGCGCCTATCAGACGTTGTTCGCCGACGGCCGGGTGCGCAAGACGTATCTGGCGCGCGCCACCGGGACGCCCACCGTCGAGCTACCCGCGGTGTTGCGGAGTCGGATCATCAAGGAACGCAGCCGGTTACAGGCCTTCGAGGAGCTCGGCGAGTCGAACGCCGAAACGTACGTCGAACCGCTCGGGATGGGTGTGTACCGGCTGACCCCGCGCACCGGCCGGACTCATCAACTCCGGGTGCACATGTGCTCCATCGGGGTGCCGATCGAGCACGACCCGCTGTATCCGCAGGTGCTCGAGGTCGCCGCCGACGATTTCAGTCGCCCGCTGCAACTGCTGGCGCACACCCTGGAGTTCGACGACCCGATCACCGGTGCGCCGCGCCGGTTCGTCAGCGCCCGGTCCCTGCAGAAGGGATGA
- a CDS encoding glycerol-3-phosphate dehydrogenase/oxidase codes for MTDPISGNGQAHLGPAQRAAAWERLGSEQFDVVVIGGGVVGAGAALDAATRGLKVALVEARDFASGTSSRSSKMFHGGLRYLEQLEFGLVREALHERELSLTTLAPHLVKPLPFLFPLTRRVWERPYIAAGIFLYDQLGGAKSVPAQKHLLKAGALRLAPGLKRSSLIGGIRYYDTVVDDARHTMTVARTAAHYGAVVRTSTQVVDLLREGDRVTGVKVRDSENGAVTEVRGHVVVNATGVWTDEIQALSKERGRFRVRASKGVHIVVPRDRVVSEVAIILRTEKSVLFVIPWGTHWIIGTTDTDWNLDLAHPAATKADIDYLLGHVNTVLATPLTHDDIDGVYAGLRPLLAGESESTSKLSREHAVAVPSPGLVAIAGGKYTTYRVMGEDAIDAAAEFVPTRVAPSITEKVPLVGADGYFALVNQTEHVGAHYGLHPYRVRHLLDRYGSLIGEVLAMADGKPELLEPITAAPVYLKVEAFYAVAAEGALHLEDVLARRMRISIEYPHRGVDCAREVAETIAPVLGWSAEDVEREVVTYLARVEAEVLSQTQPDDESADALRAAAPEARAEILEPVPLN; via the coding sequence GTGACTGACCCGATTTCAGGCAATGGTCAAGCTCATCTCGGTCCCGCCCAGCGTGCGGCGGCGTGGGAACGGCTCGGCAGCGAACAGTTCGATGTCGTGGTCATCGGCGGCGGCGTGGTCGGCGCCGGCGCGGCCTTGGATGCCGCGACCCGCGGCCTGAAGGTCGCGCTCGTGGAGGCCCGTGACTTCGCCTCCGGAACGTCGAGCCGCAGCTCGAAGATGTTCCACGGCGGCCTGCGTTACCTGGAGCAGTTGGAGTTCGGGCTGGTGCGCGAGGCCCTGCACGAGCGTGAGTTGTCGTTGACGACGCTGGCGCCGCATCTGGTCAAGCCGCTGCCATTCCTGTTCCCGCTGACCAGGCGGGTCTGGGAGCGGCCGTACATCGCCGCCGGGATCTTCCTCTACGACCAGCTCGGTGGCGCGAAATCCGTTCCGGCGCAGAAGCATCTGCTCAAGGCGGGGGCGCTGCGGCTCGCGCCCGGGCTCAAGCGCAGCTCGCTCATCGGGGGGATCCGCTACTACGACACAGTCGTCGACGATGCCCGGCACACCATGACCGTGGCACGCACGGCCGCCCACTACGGCGCGGTGGTGCGGACCTCGACGCAGGTGGTGGACCTGCTGCGGGAAGGGGACCGGGTCACCGGGGTGAAGGTGCGCGACTCGGAGAACGGCGCGGTGACCGAGGTGCGCGGGCATGTCGTGGTGAACGCCACCGGCGTGTGGACCGACGAGATCCAGGCCCTGTCCAAGGAGCGTGGCCGTTTCCGGGTGCGTGCCTCCAAGGGCGTGCACATCGTGGTGCCGCGCGACCGGGTGGTCAGTGAGGTGGCGATCATCCTGCGCACCGAGAAGTCGGTGCTGTTCGTGATCCCGTGGGGCACGCACTGGATCATCGGCACCACCGACACCGACTGGAATCTGGACCTGGCGCATCCAGCCGCGACCAAGGCGGACATCGACTACCTCCTCGGGCACGTCAACACGGTGTTGGCGACGCCGCTGACCCACGATGACATCGACGGGGTGTACGCGGGACTGCGCCCGCTGCTGGCCGGCGAGAGCGAATCCACCTCGAAGTTGTCGCGTGAGCACGCCGTCGCGGTGCCCTCGCCGGGGCTGGTCGCGATCGCGGGCGGCAAGTACACCACCTACCGGGTGATGGGTGAGGACGCCATCGACGCGGCCGCCGAGTTCGTGCCGACCCGGGTGGCGCCGTCGATCACCGAGAAGGTGCCGCTGGTGGGCGCCGACGGATACTTCGCGCTGGTGAACCAGACCGAGCACGTCGGCGCGCATTACGGTCTGCACCCCTACCGGGTGCGTCACCTGCTGGACCGCTACGGATCGCTGATCGGCGAGGTCCTGGCCATGGCCGACGGGAAACCCGAACTGCTGGAACCGATCACGGCCGCTCCGGTGTACCTGAAGGTGGAGGCCTTCTATGCGGTGGCCGCCGAAGGGGCGCTGCACCTGGAGGACGTTCTGGCCCGCCGGATGCGTATCTCGATCGAGTACCCGCACCGCGGTGTCGATTGTGCCCGCGAGGTGGCCGAAACCATTGCCCCCGTCCTGGGTTGGAGTGCCGAGGATGTCGAGCGCGAGGTGGTGACCTACCTGGCCCGGGTGGAGGCCGAGGTGCTCTCGCAGACCCAGCCCGATGACGAGTCCGCGGATGCGCTGCGGGCGGCGGCACCGGAGGCGCGCGCGGAGATCCTGGAACCGGTCCCGCTGAATTGA
- a CDS encoding M20 family metallopeptidase: protein MTLAEHTEAWLAAHHDELVSWRRHIHAHPELGRQEFATTEFVATRLADAGLNPKVLPGGTGLTCDFGPEDRPRIALRADMDALPMAERTGLPFSSTVPGVAHACGHDAHTSVLLGAGLAMASAPELPVGVRLLFQPAEELMPGGAIDAVAAGAVSGVARIFALHCDPRLEVGRVASRLGPITSAADSIEITLHSPGGHTSRPHLTGDLVYALGTLITGVPGVLSRRVDPRKSTVMVWGAVNAGVAANAIPQTGTLAGTIRTASRETWLTMESLVQEIVSSLLAPLAVDYSVNYRRGVPPVVNEELSTRIMTHAIEALGPDALADTHQSGGGEDFSWYLEEVPGAMARLGVWSGKGPQLDLHQPTFDLDERALAVGVRTMVNLVAHSALV from the coding sequence ATGACGCTGGCTGAGCACACCGAGGCCTGGCTGGCCGCCCACCACGACGAGCTGGTGTCCTGGCGGCGGCACATCCATGCGCACCCGGAGCTGGGCCGCCAGGAGTTCGCCACCACCGAGTTCGTCGCCACCCGGTTGGCCGATGCCGGCCTGAACCCCAAGGTGCTGCCCGGCGGGACCGGTCTGACCTGTGATTTCGGGCCCGAGGACCGTCCGCGTATCGCCCTGCGGGCCGATATGGACGCGTTGCCGATGGCCGAGCGCACGGGCCTGCCGTTCTCCTCGACGGTGCCCGGCGTGGCGCATGCGTGCGGCCACGACGCGCACACCAGCGTGCTGCTCGGCGCGGGCCTGGCGATGGCCTCGGCGCCGGAACTGCCCGTCGGCGTGCGGCTGCTCTTCCAACCCGCCGAGGAACTGATGCCCGGCGGCGCGATCGACGCGGTGGCCGCCGGCGCGGTGTCCGGGGTGGCGCGGATCTTCGCGCTGCACTGCGACCCGCGCCTGGAGGTCGGCAGGGTGGCGAGCCGATTGGGTCCGATCACCTCGGCCGCCGACTCGATCGAGATCACCCTGCACTCACCCGGCGGGCACACCTCGCGCCCGCATCTGACCGGCGATCTGGTGTACGCGCTGGGCACCCTGATCACCGGGGTGCCCGGAGTGTTGTCGCGGCGCGTCGATCCGCGCAAGAGCACGGTGATGGTGTGGGGCGCGGTCAACGCCGGGGTGGCGGCCAACGCCATCCCACAGACGGGCACGCTGGCCGGCACCATCCGCACCGCCAGTCGCGAGACCTGGCTGACGATGGAATCGCTTGTCCAGGAGATCGTTTCGTCGCTGCTGGCACCGCTGGCGGTGGACTACAGCGTGAACTACCGCCGCGGGGTGCCGCCGGTGGTCAACGAGGAACTGTCCACCCGCATCATGACCCACGCGATCGAGGCGCTGGGGCCGGACGCGCTGGCCGACACCCATCAGTCCGGCGGCGGTGAGGACTTCTCCTGGTACCTGGAGGAGGTGCCCGGAGCGATGGCGCGCCTCGGCGTGTGGAGCGGCAAGGGCCCGCAGCTGGACCTGCACCAGCCCACCTTCGACCTGGACGAGCGGGCGCTGGCCGTCGGGGTGCGGACCATGGTCAACCTGGTGGCGCACTCCGCACTGGTCTAG
- a CDS encoding FkbM family methyltransferase gives MQVAGRSIGKIAGSVLQRRHYVAARNMVKVYEHPVDIFRRYLTGAGEYPTTVRLRTPLGWVSLRLYTAHDLLTVNEIFCRSDYQAGPDDRVIVDFGSNIGISATYFLSRNPDAFVYLFEPLPRNISRLHDNLRPFEGRYALQEVAVSTSAGEVEFGWEETGRYGGVDAAFGNTLTVKSVDSQQVLRDIVEKHGHIDILKIDIEGLESAVIDHIPVDLAGKIKKLYVEYVFDQNPLAKTHTLLQYGDIAQFTLIGN, from the coding sequence ATGCAGGTCGCTGGCCGCAGTATCGGCAAGATCGCCGGCTCGGTGCTGCAACGCCGCCACTACGTGGCGGCACGCAACATGGTCAAGGTCTACGAGCATCCGGTGGACATCTTCCGGCGCTACCTCACCGGCGCCGGCGAGTACCCCACCACCGTGCGACTGCGCACCCCGCTGGGCTGGGTGTCGCTGCGGCTCTACACCGCGCACGACCTGCTGACGGTCAACGAGATCTTCTGCCGCTCCGATTACCAGGCCGGCCCCGACGACCGGGTGATCGTGGACTTCGGGTCCAACATCGGTATCTCCGCGACGTACTTCCTGTCCCGGAATCCCGATGCGTTCGTCTATCTCTTCGAGCCGCTGCCCCGCAACATCTCCCGGCTGCACGACAACCTGCGCCCGTTCGAGGGCCGGTACGCCCTGCAGGAGGTCGCCGTCAGCACGTCCGCGGGCGAGGTCGAGTTCGGCTGGGAGGAAACCGGTCGCTACGGTGGCGTCGACGCCGCGTTCGGCAACACGCTGACCGTGAAAAGCGTGGATTCGCAGCAGGTTCTGCGTGACATCGTGGAGAAGCACGGTCACATCGACATCCTCAAGATCGACATCGAAGGTCTGGAGTCCGCGGTGATCGACCACATTCCGGTCGACCTGGCGGGCAAGATCAAGAAACTCTACGTCGAATACGTCTTCGACCAGAACCCGCTGGCCAAGACCCACACCCTGCTCCAGTACGGCGACATCGCCCAGTTCACCCTCATCGGCAACTGA
- a CDS encoding enoyl-CoA hydratase/isomerase family protein, giving the protein MPDVSSPLELTRPRPEIAVLTLNRPDKLNALSAELVEDLHSALDAVKADNDCQVVVLTGAGRGFCAGLDLTDPDKPAVSAGLEAPRAGMRYQERIAELTVKLHRLRQPVIAAVNGPAYGGGFALAMASDIRVAARSARFCTQFIKLGIGGCDIGVSYTLPRIIGAGPAFDLILTARTVEAEEALRLGMVSRIAEDGAALQDALEIAETLCGYGKFGLESTKQVLWANLDAGSLENALHVENRSQILAGSSGEMRAFAEAFAHRKKS; this is encoded by the coding sequence ATGCCTGATGTGTCCTCACCACTGGAGCTGACCCGCCCCCGGCCCGAGATCGCCGTCCTCACCCTCAACCGGCCCGACAAGCTCAACGCGCTGTCGGCGGAACTGGTCGAGGACCTGCACTCCGCCCTCGACGCCGTCAAGGCCGACAACGACTGCCAGGTGGTGGTGCTCACCGGTGCCGGCCGCGGCTTCTGTGCGGGCCTGGACCTCACCGATCCCGACAAGCCGGCGGTGTCGGCCGGGCTGGAGGCGCCCCGCGCCGGGATGCGCTACCAGGAACGCATCGCCGAACTGACGGTGAAACTGCACCGGCTGCGGCAACCGGTGATCGCCGCGGTGAACGGCCCGGCCTACGGCGGCGGTTTCGCGCTCGCCATGGCGAGCGATATCCGGGTCGCCGCCCGGTCGGCGCGATTCTGCACGCAGTTCATCAAGCTGGGCATCGGCGGCTGCGACATCGGCGTCAGCTACACCCTGCCGCGCATCATCGGGGCCGGACCGGCCTTCGACCTGATCCTCACCGCCCGCACCGTCGAGGCCGAGGAGGCGTTGCGCCTCGGGATGGTCTCCCGGATCGCCGAGGACGGCGCCGCACTCCAGGACGCCCTCGAAATAGCCGAAACCTTGTGTGGTTACGGGAAATTCGGCCTGGAGTCCACCAAACAGGTGCTGTGGGCCAACCTCGACGCGGGCAGCCTGGAGAACGCCCTGCACGTCGAGAACCGCAGTCAGATCCTGGCCGGCAGCAGCGGCGAGATGCGGGCCTTCGCCGAAGCTTTCGCGCATCGCAAGAAGAGCTAG